Proteins co-encoded in one Nicotiana sylvestris chromosome 7, ASM39365v2, whole genome shotgun sequence genomic window:
- the LOC104216761 gene encoding myb family transcription factor PHL12-like: MEGSSKEQKSEETSEKAVVPSHDLNRKPRFRWTVEVHDHFVEAVNELGGPFEATPKNIMKLMDDEDITSDHIKSHLQKYRQSKDIISTPNTSKGKFLITYSITIYGQY, from the exons ATGGAGGGAAGCAGCAAGGAGCAAAAGAGTGAAGAAACATCTGAAAAAGCCGTCGTCCCAAGTCATGATCTGAACAGAAAACCAAGGTTTAGGTGGACAGTGGAGGTCCATGATCACTTTGTTGAAGCAGTGAATGAATTAGGAGGTCCATTTG AAGCAACTCCGAAGAATATAATGAAACTCATGGATGATGAAGATATCACTTCAGACCATATCAAAAGCCATCTCCAG AAGTACAGACAGAGTAAAGACATCATCAGCACCCCTAACACTAGTAAAGGCAAGTTTTTAATAACTTATAGTATAACTATATATGGACAGTACTGA